The Nesterenkonia xinjiangensis genome contains a region encoding:
- a CDS encoding sarcosine oxidase subunit delta translates to MMLIPCPHCGPRNENEFTYGGQAQVAYPDDPHALDDAAWARYLFYRDNTKGLFAERWMHATGCGKWFDAVRHTTTYEFHEVRRVGRMLETESTPGKGPHT, encoded by the coding sequence ATGATGCTGATCCCCTGCCCGCACTGCGGACCACGCAACGAGAACGAGTTCACCTATGGCGGCCAGGCGCAGGTCGCCTACCCCGATGACCCCCACGCCCTGGACGACGCCGCCTGGGCCCGCTACCTGTTCTACCGCGACAACACCAAGGGCCTCTTCGCCGAACGGTGGATGCACGCGACCGGCTGCGGGAAGTGGTTCGACGCGGTGCGGCACACCACCACCTATGAGTTCCACGAGGTCCGCCGTGTCGGCCGGATGCTCGAGACCGAGTCCACACCGGGGAAAGGCCCACACACATGA
- a CDS encoding sarcosine oxidase subunit alpha family protein, with translation MTSTSRRVPAGTTPHARIETTRPRRFMLDGEELAGAEGDTVASAMLANGRMRVGDSIYRRRPRGIFSTGVEEPNALISVRPGDPDQVTESMLTAPSVELVDGMDVRLLSGLGTLDPGQDQAYYDHKHVHTDVLVVGAGPAGLVAAREAARSGARVMLLDERAEAGGELLSRRDARIDGQSAHAWVRGVVGELQDESEAVHLQRTTVVGSYDANYMIAVERRAAHGQGPRPDGVSRERVWHIRAAQVVLATGAHERHLVFADNDRPGIMLACAVRSYLNRHRVLVGDRTVVATTGDWAYEVVEDLRKAGGQVVAVVDSRPELSARARRAQDAGVPVHTGSVVVGTGADEDGGLASVTVSGIAEDGTLTGEVLSRDADVLALSGGFTPTIHLHTQRQGRIRWHDALAAFVPDAPVPGQRTAGMINGRADLAGALLEGAEAGAAAASDTGFARTAQVPQAQEEQLAPARPVWLVPSLHGDDAEAYRNHFVDFQRDQTVADVMRATGAGMRSVEHVKRYTSISTAHDQGKTSSAALVATLASLLGKENPAGIGLTAFRPPYTPVTFAALAGTRRGELFDPARITPMHPWHLEQGAEFEDVGQWKRPWYFPRSGETMDAAVLRECAAVRDSVGFMDATTLGKIEIRGADAGEFLNRIYTNAFKKLAPGKARYGVMCAPDGMIFDDGVTLRLEDDRYLMTTTTGGAAGVLDWLEEWLQTEWPELDVTCTSVTEQYATVAVAGPRSRDVIAALAPDLDVSAEGFEFMAFRETVLASGIPARICRISFSGELAFEVNVASWYGLRVWEDIAALGAPYGITPYGTETMHVLRAEKGYIIVGQDTDGTVTPQDAGMDWVVSSRKDFIGRRSYSRPDNVREDRKHLVSVLPRDEQLRLPEGSQLIDPDNDLTKIPVPTEGWVTSSYRSPALGRTFGLALITGGRTRIGETLHAIVDDRPVEVVVSPTVLFDPEGSRRDG, from the coding sequence ATGACCAGCACGTCACGTCGAGTCCCCGCAGGCACGACTCCGCATGCCCGGATCGAGACCACCCGGCCGCGTCGCTTCATGCTGGACGGAGAGGAGCTGGCCGGCGCCGAGGGCGACACCGTCGCCAGCGCCATGCTCGCCAACGGGCGCATGCGTGTCGGCGACTCGATCTACCGGCGGCGGCCCCGAGGGATCTTCTCCACCGGCGTCGAGGAGCCCAACGCACTGATCTCCGTCAGACCCGGGGACCCTGACCAGGTCACCGAGTCGATGCTCACCGCCCCGAGCGTGGAGCTGGTCGACGGGATGGATGTGAGGCTGCTCTCCGGACTGGGCACCCTCGACCCCGGACAGGATCAGGCCTACTACGACCACAAGCACGTCCACACCGACGTGCTGGTGGTGGGCGCCGGTCCTGCGGGGCTGGTCGCCGCGCGGGAGGCCGCTCGATCTGGGGCCCGGGTGATGCTGCTGGACGAGCGAGCTGAAGCCGGCGGAGAGCTCCTCTCCCGGCGCGACGCCCGCATCGACGGCCAGTCGGCGCATGCCTGGGTGCGCGGGGTCGTGGGCGAGCTGCAGGACGAGTCCGAAGCGGTCCACCTGCAACGCACCACCGTGGTGGGCAGCTACGACGCGAACTACATGATCGCCGTCGAGCGCCGCGCCGCCCACGGGCAGGGTCCGAGGCCCGACGGCGTCTCCCGGGAACGCGTGTGGCACATCCGCGCCGCCCAGGTGGTCCTGGCCACCGGGGCCCACGAACGGCACCTGGTCTTCGCCGACAACGATCGCCCCGGCATCATGCTGGCCTGCGCGGTGCGGTCCTATCTGAATCGTCACCGCGTGCTCGTCGGGGATCGGACGGTCGTCGCCACCACCGGAGACTGGGCCTACGAGGTCGTCGAGGACCTTCGGAAGGCCGGGGGACAGGTCGTCGCCGTCGTCGACTCCCGCCCGGAGCTCTCCGCACGGGCCCGTCGGGCACAGGACGCGGGGGTGCCCGTCCACACCGGTTCCGTCGTCGTGGGCACCGGCGCCGACGAGGACGGCGGCCTGGCCTCCGTGACGGTCAGCGGGATCGCCGAGGACGGCACGCTCACCGGTGAGGTCCTCAGCCGTGACGCAGACGTGCTGGCCCTCTCCGGGGGGTTCACCCCGACCATCCACCTGCACACCCAGCGTCAGGGACGGATCCGGTGGCACGACGCGCTGGCGGCCTTCGTGCCGGACGCTCCCGTGCCGGGCCAGCGGACAGCCGGCATGATCAACGGCCGAGCAGACCTCGCGGGGGCCCTCCTGGAGGGCGCAGAGGCCGGTGCGGCTGCCGCGAGTGACACCGGGTTCGCCCGCACGGCCCAGGTGCCGCAGGCCCAGGAGGAGCAGCTGGCGCCGGCCCGGCCCGTGTGGCTCGTGCCCTCGCTCCACGGAGACGACGCGGAGGCCTACCGGAACCACTTCGTGGACTTCCAGCGGGATCAGACCGTCGCCGACGTCATGCGTGCCACCGGAGCCGGGATGCGTTCGGTGGAGCACGTCAAGCGGTACACCTCCATCTCCACCGCCCATGACCAGGGCAAGACCAGCAGCGCCGCCCTGGTCGCGACCCTGGCCTCTCTGCTCGGCAAGGAGAACCCGGCGGGCATCGGGCTCACCGCGTTCCGCCCTCCGTACACGCCGGTGACCTTCGCCGCGCTCGCCGGGACACGGAGAGGAGAGCTCTTCGACCCGGCGCGGATCACGCCCATGCACCCGTGGCACCTGGAGCAGGGGGCCGAGTTCGAGGATGTCGGCCAGTGGAAGCGGCCCTGGTACTTCCCGCGGTCCGGAGAGACCATGGATGCGGCTGTGCTGCGTGAATGTGCCGCCGTGCGCGACTCAGTCGGCTTCATGGACGCCACCACGCTGGGCAAGATCGAGATCCGCGGCGCAGACGCCGGCGAGTTTCTTAACCGGATCTACACCAATGCCTTCAAGAAGCTCGCGCCGGGCAAGGCCCGTTACGGGGTGATGTGCGCCCCGGACGGGATGATCTTCGACGACGGCGTGACCCTCCGCCTTGAGGACGACCGCTACCTGATGACCACCACCACCGGAGGGGCGGCGGGAGTCCTGGACTGGTTGGAGGAGTGGCTCCAGACAGAGTGGCCCGAGCTCGACGTCACCTGCACCTCGGTGACCGAGCAGTACGCGACGGTGGCCGTGGCGGGTCCGCGCTCCCGAGACGTCATCGCGGCCCTGGCGCCGGATCTCGACGTCTCCGCGGAGGGCTTCGAGTTCATGGCCTTCCGTGAGACGGTGCTCGCCTCCGGCATCCCCGCGCGGATCTGCCGGATCTCCTTCTCGGGCGAGCTCGCCTTCGAGGTCAACGTGGCCTCCTGGTACGGACTGCGTGTCTGGGAGGACATCGCCGCGCTCGGGGCGCCCTATGGGATCACTCCCTACGGAACCGAGACCATGCATGTGCTGCGCGCGGAGAAGGGGTACATCATCGTCGGGCAGGACACCGACGGCACGGTGACCCCTCAGGACGCCGGCATGGACTGGGTCGTCTCGTCCCGCAAGGACTTCATCGGTCGGCGTTCGTACTCGCGTCCGGACAACGTGCGAGAAGACCGCAAACACCTGGTTTCGGTGCTGCCTCGGGACGAGCAGCTCCGGCTCCCCGAAGGCTCCCAGCTGATCGATCCGGACAACGACCTCACGAAGATACCGGTGCCCACGGAGGGGTGGGTCACCTCCTCCTACCGTTCCCCGGCGCTGGGGCGCACCTTCGGGCTGGCGCTGATCACCGGCGGGCGGACCAGGATCGGGGAGACGCTCCATGCGATCGTCGACGATCGACCAGTCGAGGTCGTCGTCTCGCCCACCGTGCTTTTCGACCCTGAAGGGAGCCGTCGCGATGGCTGA